One stretch of Euphorbia lathyris chromosome 7, ddEupLath1.1, whole genome shotgun sequence DNA includes these proteins:
- the LOC136234927 gene encoding receptor-like protein kinase 7 codes for MSPTSSLFVLSFLFLFSAIKSDDLQILLNLKTQLHNSNTNVFDSWLPSNSVCHFTGITCNSANSVKEIELSNRNLTGVIPLDSICNLQFLDKLSLGFNSLSGRIMLDLNACIKLQYLDLGNNLFTGQFPQFSALTQLQHLYLNQSGFSGVFPWKSLENLTNLVTLSLGDNPFDPIPFPPQILKLVKLNWLYLANCSLEGTIPEDIGNLSELINFELSDNNISGEIPSQIGMLANLWQLELYNNNLTGKLPIGIGNLTKLEKFDASLNHLQGTLSELRSLSNLVTLQLYYNEFSGEIPVEFGQFKKLVNLSLYGNKLTGPVPPQLGYWTNFDFIDVSENHLTGSIPPNMCKQGTMKALLMLQNNLTGEIPASYANCTTLKRFRVGKNLLSGRVPAGIWGLPNVDIIDIEWNQLEGEITGEIGKAKALKQLFVGHNRLSGELAEEISHATSLYSIQLNDNQFSGKIPESIGELKQLNNLYLQNNMFSGSLPDSLGSCSSLTDLNIAHNLLSGEIPSSLGSLPTLNALNISENQLSGQIPDSLSSLKLSLLDLTHNKLTGYIPQSLSIEAYNGSFDGNLGLCSQTVSNFRRCKAESRMSKDVRTLVACFSVGAAIMIMSLVYLFYLKKKEKDIHEHSLKEESWDVKSFHVLTFSEDEILDAIKEENVIGKGGSGNVYKVLLANGKELAVKHIWNTNSGERKKSWSTTPMLGKRGEKSKEFDAEVETLSSIRHVNVVKLYCSITSEDSSLLVYEYMMNGSLWDRLHASPSQKMELDWETRYEIAVGAAKGLEYLHHGCDRPIIHRDVKSSNILLDEFLKPRIADFGLAKIVQANASSKDSSNHVIAGTHGYIAPEYGYTNKVNEKSDVYSFGVVLMELVSGKRPMEAEFGENKDIVDWVGSNLKCKEKVFSIMDSRIPKVFKEDVVKVLRIAIMCTARFPSQRPTMRSVVQMLEDAKPCKLMSIVICKEGAVNQKEMIKCKI; via the exons ATGTCACCGACCTCTTCTCTCTTCGTCCTCTCTTTTCTATTCCTCTTCTCTGCTATCAAATCTGATGACCTTCAAATTCTCCTTAACCTCAAAACTCAACTTCATAATTCAAATACTAATGTTTTCGATTCCTGGTTGCCTTCTAATTCCGTTTGTCATTTCACCGGAATCACTTGCAATTCAGCCAATTCAGTTAAAGAAATCGAACTTTCAAACCGCAACTTGACGGGAGTTATTCCTCTTGATTCCATATGCAACCTTCAATTCTTAGACAAGCTATCACTTGGCTTCAATTCTCTCTCTGGTAGAATCATGCTTGACTTGAATGCTTGCATCAAATTGCAATATCTTGACCTTGGAAACAATCTTTTCACCGGTCAATTTCCCCAATTTTCTGCTTTGACTCAATTACAGCATCTTTATTTGAATCAGAGTGGATTCTCTGGTGTTTTTCCATGGAAATCCCTCGAAAATCTCACCAATCTTGTTACGCTCAGTTTAGGGGATAATCCATTCGATCCAATTCCTTTTCCACCGCAGATTCTCAAGCTAGTAAAACTAAATTGGCTCTACTTAGCGAATTGCAGCCTTGAGGGCACAATTCCGGAAGATATCGGCAATCTCTCCGAGCTAATAAACTTCGAACTTTCGGACAATAACATATCCGGCGAGATTCCTTCACAGATAGGAATGCTCGCTAACCTGTGGCAGCTGGAGCTCTACAATAACAACTTGACCGGAAAATTACCAATCGGAATTGGAAATCTGACGAAACTTGAGAAATTCGATGCTTCACTAAACCATTTACAAGGGACTTTATCTGAGTTAAGATCCTTGTCGAATCTTGTAACCCTGCAGCTCTATTACAACGAGTTCTCCGGTGAAATTCCGGTGGAGTTTGGCCAGTTCAAGAAgctcgtcaatctttctctgtACGGGAACAAGCTAACCGGTCCTGTACCTCCACAGCTCGGCTATTGGACTAACTTTGATTTTATTGATGTCTCGGAGAATCACTTGACTGGCTCAATTCCGCCTAACATGTGTAAGCAGGGGACGATGAAGGCCCTTCTCATGCTACAAAACAATCTGACCGGCGAAATTCCGGCTAGTTATGCAAATTGCACTACTTTAAAGAGATTTAGAGTCGGTAAAAATTTGCTTTCCGGAAGAGTTCCTGCTGGAATTTGGGGATTGCCGAACGTTGACATAATCGACATCGAATGGAATCAGCTTGAAGGCGAAATAACTGGTGAAATCGGCAAAGCCAAAGCTCTTAAGCAGCTGTTCGTCGGTCACAATCGCTTGTCTGGCGAATTGGCTGAAGAGATTTCACATGCTACATCGTTGTATTCAATTCAGTTAAATGACAATCAGTTTTCTGGTAAGATACCGGAGTCAATTGGAGAACTTAAGCAGCTGAATAATCTTTATTTGCAGAACAACATGTTTTCTGGTTCATTACCAGATTCATTGGGCTCTTGTTCTTCTCTCACCGATTTAAACATAGCTCATAATTTGCTTTCCGGTGAAATCCCTTCATCTTTAGGATCTCTTCCGACTTTAAATGCTCTGAATATATCAGAGAATCAACTTTCGGGTCAAATACCAGACAGCTTGTCATCTTTGAAACTCAGCCTTCTTGATCTAACTCACAACAAGTTAACCGGTTATATTCCTCAATCTCTCTCAATTGAAGCATATAACGGAAGCTTTGATGGAAATCTCGGACTGTGCAGTCAGACGGTGAGCAATTTCCGGCGATGCAAGGCGGAATCAAGAATGTCCAAAGATGTCCGAACACTTGTAGCCTGCTTCTCCGTGGGCGCAGCAATCATGATTATGTCCCTTGTGTACTTGTTTTacttaaagaagaaagaaaaggatATTCATGAGCATTCTTTGAAGGAAGAATCTTGGGATGTGAAATCTTTCCACGTCTTAACATTTAGTGAAGATGAGATTCTTGATGCAATTAAAGAAGAGAATGTGATAGGAAAAGGAGGATCTGGAAACGTGTACAAAGTGCTACTTGCCAACGGTAAAGAACTTGCAGTCAAACATATTTGGAACACAAATTCCGGTGAGCGGAAAAAGAGCTGGAGCACAACACCGATGCTTGGGAAACGAGGcgaaaaatcaaaagaattcGATGCAGAGGTGGAGACTTTGAGCTCAATAAGACATGTGAATGTGGTGAAGCTTTATTGCAGCATTACGAGTGAGGACTCAAGCCTGTTGGTGTATGAGTACATGATGAATGGGAGCTTATGGGACCGGCTTCATGCCTCACCGTCACAGAAGATGGAACTTGATTGGGAAACAAGGTACGAAATCGCTGTAGGAGCAGCTAAAGGGTTGGAGTATTTGCATCATGGTTGCGACAGACCCATAATTCACAGAGATGTCAAGTCCAGCAACATACTTTTGGATGAGTTTTTGAAGCCTAGAATTGCTGATTTTGGTCTGGCTAAGATTGTTCAAGCCAATGCTAGCAGCAAGGATAGTAGTAATCATGTGATTGCTGGTACCCATGGTTATATAGCTCCTG AATACGGGTACACAAACAAAGTGAATGAGAAGAGCGATGTGTATAGCTTCGGAGTGGTGTTAATGGAGCTAGTTAGCGGGAAAAGGCCGATGGAAGCGGAATTTGGAGAGAATAAAGACATAGTGGACTGGGTGGGTAGCAACTTGAAGTGTAAAGAGAAAGTATTTAGTATAATGGATTCAAGAATCCCAAAAGTTTTCAAGGAAGATGTAGTCAAGGTATTGAGAATTGCAATAATGTGTACTGCCAGATTTCCATCACAAAGACCAACAATGAGAAGTGTAGTCCAAATGCTAGAAGATGCAAAGCCATGTAAATTGATGAGCATTGTGATTTGCAAGGAAGGGGCAGTCAATCAGAAAGAGATGATCAAATGTAAAATATAG